A DNA window from Hypomesus transpacificus isolate Combined female unplaced genomic scaffold, fHypTra1 scaffold_316, whole genome shotgun sequence contains the following coding sequences:
- the LOC124464189 gene encoding kelch repeat-containing protein, which yields MDDFGVFVVFGINEAPRKLLCTNGSAFKCVAVPDDSQQVVLFSSGRWGERICVNAELNDANRVPITIGKLTPYNKCLSWERCEEESWREGAMLTITLEGGDLVRADLSEAAVTLAMKEFTPEGSGAPPAVREGKRRREDEDENMCPNDDSPQRSTPLRRVKGHGKGSQTRLFQQGGATRTPQNPPRGRGRQAKTPTQTASLAGPSGRWGQSMCLIDPQTAILIGGQGCRMQFCKDPMWKLCTEDMSWVAAETLAEGPTPEARIGHTATYDPDSRRIFVFGGSKNRKWFNDVHILDTQSWRWSTVEAQGKVPPLAYHSCSMFRGELFVLGGVFPRPHPEPDGCSDSLYIFDPQLSIWYQPIVMGDKPAPRSGHSACVLGGKIFMFGGWDTPVCYNDMYMLDLGLMEFSAVRTSGRAPSPRCWHGNAPLSGSRFLLHGGYDGHHALTDTFIFNTETSSWTEVFHPQLSVPRAGHSIITMTTANRLSGEGGGEEGGASKTLLVFGGGDNEGNFYSDLTTVAEHEMMDKS from the exons ATGGATGATTTTGGAGTATTTGTCGTTTTCGGAATCAACGAAGCGCCCCGTAAACTTCTATG CACCAACGGGTCAGCCTTCAAGTGTGTTGCAGTACCAGATGATTCCCAGCAGGTGGTGCTGTTCTCCAGTGGCCGGTGGGGCGAGCGCATCTGCGTCAACGCGGAGCTGAACGACGCTAACAGAGTACCGATCACAATCGGGAAACTGACGCCATACAACAA GTGTCTGTCCTGGGAGAggtgtgaggaggagagctggagagagggggcgatGCTGACCATCACCCTGGAAGGAGGGGACCTG gtgagagcAGACCTCTCAGAGGCAGCTGTTACCCTGGCCATGAAGGAGTTCACTCCAGAG GGCTCTGGGGCGCCCCCTGCTGTccgggaggggaagaggaggagagaggacgaagACGAGAACATGTGTCCCAACGACGACTCGCCACAGAGGTCCACCCCGCTCaggagggtcaaaggtcacggcAAGGGAAGTCAGACCAGGCTGTTCCAGCAGGGGGGCGCGACCCGTACCCCTCAGAACCCCCCCAGGGGGCGGGGGAGACAGGCCAAGACTCCCACACAGACTG CCTCATTGGCTGGTCCGTCAGGTCGCTGGGGTCAGAGTATGTGTCTGATAGACCCCCAGACAGCCATCCTGATTGGAGGACAAGGCTGCAGGATGCAGTTCTGTAAGGATCCTATGTGGAAGCTGTGTACAG AGGACATGTCCTGGGTTGCCGCGGAGACACTGGCGGAAGGCCCCACTCCGGAGGCCAGGATTGGCCACACGGCGACCTACGACCCTGACTCCAGACGGATCTTCGTGTTCGGCGGCTCCAAGAACAGGAAGTGGTTCAACGACGTTCACATCCTGGACACACAGAGCTGGAGGTGGAGCACAGTGGAG gcccAGGGTAAGGTTCCCCCCCTAGCCTACCACAGCTGTAGTATGTTCCGGGGCGAACTATTTGTCCTGGGGGGGGTGTTTCCTCGCCCCCACCCAGAGCCTGATGGCTGCAGCGACTCTCTCTACATCTTCGACCCCCAGCTCTCGATATGGTACCAGCCCATTGTCATGGGAGACAAGCCTGCCCCACGCTCAGG tcattCTGCCTGTGTGCTGGGGGGGAAGATCTTCATGTTTGGGGGCTGGGACACACCTGTCTGCTACAATGACATGTACATGCTGGACCTGg GTCTGATGGAGTTCAGCGCGGTGCGGACGTCTGGCCGCGCCCCGTCTCCCCGGTGTTGGCACGGCAACGCCCCCCTCTCAGGATCCAGGTTCCTGCTCCACGGGGGGTACGACGGCCATCACGCCCTCACCGACACCTTCATCTTcaacacag AGACCAGCAGCTGGACGGAGGTTTTCCACCCTCAGCTCTCTGTGCCTCGCGCCGGCCACTCCATCATCACCATGACAACGGCCAACCGCCtctcgggggagggggggggagaggagggcggggccaGTAAAACCCTGCTGGTGTTTGGGGGCGGAGACAACGAGGGGAATTTCTATTCCGACCTGACAACGGTTGCCGAGCACGAAATGATGGATAAAAGCTAA